From Plectropomus leopardus isolate mb chromosome 17, YSFRI_Pleo_2.0, whole genome shotgun sequence, a single genomic window includes:
- the amdhd2 gene encoding N-acetylglucosamine-6-phosphate deacetylase isoform X2 translates to MPSNKSVSDAPITQFINCRILRDHRLQREDLWVRDGRILDPEKLFFDEQGYADKRVDCEGSIIAPGFIDVQINGGYGIDFSQASEDVSSGVSFVAKKILEHGVTSFLPTLVTSPPSVYHKVLPQIKVHNGGVHGAGVLGCHLEGPFISVEKKGAHPEQFLRTFKSGGIKDLREAYGSLDNVAMVTLAPELASSQSVVRELCQRGITVSLGHSVANLSQAEEAVQHGASFITHLFNAMLPFHHRDPGIVGLLTSDQVPAGRTVYYGMIADGIHTNPAALRIAHRAHPSGLVLVTDAIMAMGLPPGHHTLGQQVIEIQGLHAYVAGTTTLSGSIATMDMCVRHFKHASGCSVEEALEAASLHPAQLLGISHRKGNLDYRSDADLVLLDDALSVKATYISGEEVWRKGP, encoded by the exons atgCCGTCCAACAAGTCTGTGTCTGACGCTCCAATCACTCAGTTCATCAACTGCAGAATACTGAGAGACCACAGGCTGCAGAG AGAGGACCTGTGGGTGCGTGACGGAAGAATCTTAGATCCAGAGAAGCTGTTCTTTGATGAGCAGGGTTACGCTGACAAACGTGTGGACTGTGAAGGCAGCATCATCGCCCCGGGCTTTATAGACGTTCAGATCAATG GAGGATACGGCATCGACTTCTCTCAGGCCTCCGAGGATGTCAGCAGTGGCGTTTCTTTTGTGGCCAAAAAGATCCTAGAGCACGGCGTGACCTCCTTCCTCCCAACGCTGGTCACCTCTCCTCCTTCGGTCTACCACAAG gTTCTGCCTCAGATTAAAGTTCACAATGGAGGAGTGCATGGAGCTGGAGTCCTTG GATGTCACCTGGAGGGCCCGTTCATCAGTGTGGAGAAGAAAGGAGCTCACCCGGAGCAGTTTCTCCGAACCTTCAAGTCCGGAGGGATCAAGGACCTGAGAGAGGCCTATGGCAGCCTGGACAACGTTGCCATGGTGACACTGGCCCCCGAGCTGGCCAGCAGCCAATCAGTGGTGAGGGAGCTCTGCCAGAGAGGCATCACTGTGTCGTTAG GTCACTCTGTGGCCAACCTGTCCCAGGCTGAGGAGGCTGTTCAGCACGGAGCCTCCTTCATTACTCACCTCTTTAACGCCATGCTGCCT TTCCACCACCGGGACCCTGGTATAGTGGGTCTGCTGACCAGTGATCAGGTTCCTGCAGGCAGGACGGTGTACTACGGCATGATAGCTGACGGGATTCACACAAACCCCGCCGCCCTACGCATTGCTCACAGAGCTCACCCTTCAG GTTTGGTGTTGGTGACGGATGCGATCATGGCAATGGGCCTCCCTCCTGGTCATCACACTCTGGGCCAGCAGGTCATTGAGATCCAGGGTCTCCACGCTTATGTGGCAG GCACAACAACATTGTCTGGCAGCATAGCCACGATGGACATGTGTGTGCGGCATTTTAAACATGCTTCAG gctgcagtgtagaGGAAGCTCTGGAAGCTGCTTCGCTCCATCCTGCTCAGCTTCTGGGTATCAGCCACAGGAAGGGAAACCTGGACTACAGATCAGACGCAG ACCTGGTTTTGCTCGATGACGCCCTCAGTGTCAAAGCCACCTACATTTCTGGAGAGGAGGTTTGGAGAAAAGGACcatag
- the amdhd2 gene encoding N-acetylglucosamine-6-phosphate deacetylase isoform X1, which yields MPSNKSVSDAPITQFINCRILRDHRLQREDLWVRDGRILDPEKLFFDEQGYADKRVDCEGSIIAPGFIDVQINAVCPLPAGGYGIDFSQASEDVSSGVSFVAKKILEHGVTSFLPTLVTSPPSVYHKVLPQIKVHNGGVHGAGVLGCHLEGPFISVEKKGAHPEQFLRTFKSGGIKDLREAYGSLDNVAMVTLAPELASSQSVVRELCQRGITVSLGHSVANLSQAEEAVQHGASFITHLFNAMLPFHHRDPGIVGLLTSDQVPAGRTVYYGMIADGIHTNPAALRIAHRAHPSGLVLVTDAIMAMGLPPGHHTLGQQVIEIQGLHAYVAGTTTLSGSIATMDMCVRHFKHASGCSVEEALEAASLHPAQLLGISHRKGNLDYRSDADLVLLDDALSVKATYISGEEVWRKGP from the exons atgCCGTCCAACAAGTCTGTGTCTGACGCTCCAATCACTCAGTTCATCAACTGCAGAATACTGAGAGACCACAGGCTGCAGAG AGAGGACCTGTGGGTGCGTGACGGAAGAATCTTAGATCCAGAGAAGCTGTTCTTTGATGAGCAGGGTTACGCTGACAAACGTGTGGACTGTGAAGGCAGCATCATCGCCCCGGGCTTTATAGACGTTCAGATCAATG CAGTGTGTCCTCTCCCTGCAGGAGGATACGGCATCGACTTCTCTCAGGCCTCCGAGGATGTCAGCAGTGGCGTTTCTTTTGTGGCCAAAAAGATCCTAGAGCACGGCGTGACCTCCTTCCTCCCAACGCTGGTCACCTCTCCTCCTTCGGTCTACCACAAG gTTCTGCCTCAGATTAAAGTTCACAATGGAGGAGTGCATGGAGCTGGAGTCCTTG GATGTCACCTGGAGGGCCCGTTCATCAGTGTGGAGAAGAAAGGAGCTCACCCGGAGCAGTTTCTCCGAACCTTCAAGTCCGGAGGGATCAAGGACCTGAGAGAGGCCTATGGCAGCCTGGACAACGTTGCCATGGTGACACTGGCCCCCGAGCTGGCCAGCAGCCAATCAGTGGTGAGGGAGCTCTGCCAGAGAGGCATCACTGTGTCGTTAG GTCACTCTGTGGCCAACCTGTCCCAGGCTGAGGAGGCTGTTCAGCACGGAGCCTCCTTCATTACTCACCTCTTTAACGCCATGCTGCCT TTCCACCACCGGGACCCTGGTATAGTGGGTCTGCTGACCAGTGATCAGGTTCCTGCAGGCAGGACGGTGTACTACGGCATGATAGCTGACGGGATTCACACAAACCCCGCCGCCCTACGCATTGCTCACAGAGCTCACCCTTCAG GTTTGGTGTTGGTGACGGATGCGATCATGGCAATGGGCCTCCCTCCTGGTCATCACACTCTGGGCCAGCAGGTCATTGAGATCCAGGGTCTCCACGCTTATGTGGCAG GCACAACAACATTGTCTGGCAGCATAGCCACGATGGACATGTGTGTGCGGCATTTTAAACATGCTTCAG gctgcagtgtagaGGAAGCTCTGGAAGCTGCTTCGCTCCATCCTGCTCAGCTTCTGGGTATCAGCCACAGGAAGGGAAACCTGGACTACAGATCAGACGCAG ACCTGGTTTTGCTCGATGACGCCCTCAGTGTCAAAGCCACCTACATTTCTGGAGAGGAGGTTTGGAGAAAAGGACcatag
- the LOC121956341 gene encoding calpain-15-like translates to MGGSTSSLVDEAEGDAAPRGAALPPSPIMGCLRSSQSTSIPRQLSRPSRHRERSFSSGSMPMQRSQWACGCCTFLNAAAAPRCSICEAPRGRPDTRWMWQGTSREDGRWSCPRCTLANPSDSLACSLCGYKGALDRPRGSSENQPRPQRSSSCSGPLRPSSTELFRQQNKKQPEDAVKNSLVWECSRCTLQNTPTSMSCSACGGPRKLSLPQIPADALLMPETQAGGQQPERAPGALSLSISTGGECLPVEASYPQTNSSALNAASSGHNNPLPCSRREVPPPEGCHSQTHNLSPSPSTLAVSHLSDQPDLLPSRRLSILKEEMSPLSPAPDATASFPPCVVTVNRTQEWSCPACTLINEVKAKHCLACHTPQQHVAQLKPALSPKRKESMLVEALRQSDEGEAKELWDNIISFCRENNVTFVDDSFPPGSKSVGFPADDSVQHRVRKWLRPQEINCCNLRDRAVKWSVFRTLRPSDILQGLLGNCWFLSALAVLAERPELVEKVMVTRSLCAEGAYQVRLCKDGSWITVLVDDMLPCDENGHLLFSQAQRKQLWVALIEKALAKLHGSYFALQAGRAIEGLSTLTGAPCESLALQVSATNPKEEPIDTDLIWAKMLSSKEAGFLMGASCGGGNMKVDDSEYESLGLRPRHAYSVLDVRDVDGHRLLQLRNPWGRFSWTGPWADDWPNWPPHVKRELCAQRAEDGLFWMDFWDFIRYFDSVDICKIHSDWQEVRAPGVFPRGADVPVTVVSITVLERTAMELALFQQGSRRWDTAESHLLDLCVLLFRVSYDSSGTPTLGRLLAHSRRSVRRFVGCDVMLEPGEYAVLCCAFNHWHSTGTEGTTSCGRSEVPGYMLAVYSSRLVMVEQVTASNTTIADAIIQLTETKGERHEGREGMTCYYLTHGWAGLIVMVENRHPRHHLHVSCDCSDSFNVVSTRSSLKTIDSIPPLHRQVLVVLSQLEGNAGFSITHRLAHRKAVQASLGNWSPSKATHSPALSPETAGLHQPRPL, encoded by the exons ATGGGAGGTTCCACCTCCTCCCTTGTTGACGAGGCTGAGGGCGATGCCGCCCCTCGGGGTGCTGCTCTGCCCCCCTCTCCCATCATGGGATGTCTGAGGAGCAGCCAAAGCACCTCCATCCCTCGGCAGCTTTCCAGACCCAGCAGGCACAGAGAGCGCAG TTTCTCTTCTGGTTCGATGCCCATGCAGAGGAGCCAGTGGGCTTGTGGCTGTTGCACATTCCTCAATGCAGCCGCTGCCCCGCGCTGCTCCATCTGTGAAGCCCCTCGGGGAAGACCCGACACCCGGTGGATGTGGCAGGGGACCAGCAGGGAGGACGGCCGCTGGTCCTGCCCACGCTGCACACTGGCCAACCCCTCTGACAGTCTAGCCTGCTCTCTGTGTGGCTACAAGGGAGCACTGGACCGACCCCGGGGATCATCAGAGAACCAGCCCCGGCCGCAGCGCTCCAGTAGCTGCTCAGGTCCCCTGAGGCCGTCGTCCACTGAGCTGTTcaggcagcaaaataaaaaacagccgGAGGATGCAGTAAAAAACAGCCTGGTTTGGGAGTGTTCGAGGTGCACTCTGCAGAACACCCCTACCTCCATGTCCTGCTCCGCTTGTGGCGGACCACGCAAACTGTCGCTTCCCCAGATCCCTGCTGACGCTCTGCTCATGCCTGAAACACAAGCAGGAGGACAGCAACCAGAGCGTGCGCCAGGGGCACTGTCCCTTTCCATATCAACCGGAGGAGAGTGTTTACCGGTGGAAGCTTCGTATCCACAAACAAACTCCTCAGCGCTCAATGCAGCATCTTCAGGTCATAATAATCCTCTTCCCTGCAGTCGCAGAGAGGTGCCACCTCCAGAGGGTTGCCACAGTCAAACTCATAACTTAAGCCCCTCTCCGTCAACACTCGCTGTTTCACATCTCTCTGACCAACCAGACCTCCTGCCCAGCCGACGACTCAGCATCCTTAAGGAGGAAATGTCACCGCTCTCACCTGCACCAGATGCCACTGCATCGTTCCCACCATGTGTAGTCACCGTTAACAGGACACAGGAGTGGTCGTGTCCGGCCTGCACTCTCATTAACGAGGTAAAAGCCAAACACTGCCTGGCCTGCCACACTCCTCAGCAGCACGTCGCACAGCTTAAACCAGCCCTGTCCCCGAAGAGGAAGGAGAGCATGCTGGTGGAGGCGCTGCGGCAGAGTGATGAAGGAGAGGCCAAAGAGCTGTGGGACAACATCATCAGCTTCTGCAGAGAG AACAACGTAACGTTTGTGGATGACAGCTTTCCTCCTGGTTCGAAGTCAGTGGGCTTTCCGGCGGACGACAGCGTCCAGCATCGGGTCAGAAAATGGCTTCGTCCTCAAGAAATCAACTGCTGCAACTTAAGAGACCGTGCGGTGAAGTGGTCTGTTTTCCGCACGCTTCGGCCATCAGACATCTTGCAAGGTCTTCTGGGTAACTGCTG GTTCCTGAGTGCCTTGGCTGTTCTGGCTGAACGTCCCGAGCTGGTGGAGAAAGTGATGGTGACTCGCTCACTGTGTGCAGAGGGAGCCTATCAGGTGCGTCTATGCAAAGACGGCTCGTGGATCACAGTGCTGGTGGACGACATGCTGCCGTGTGACGAGAACGgccacctcctcttctctcag GCCCAGCGGAAGCAGCTTTGGGTAGCTCTGATTGAAAAAGCGCTGGCCAAGCTCCACGGCTCCTACTTTGCTTTGCAGGCAGGTCGTGCTATCGAGGGGCTCTCCACTCTGACAGGGGCCCCCTGTGAGTCGCTGGCCCTCCAGGTCAGTGCGACCAACCCCAAGGAAGAACCCATCGACACTGACCTTATCTGGGCCAAAATGCTGAGCTCCAAAGAAGCAGG TTTCCTGATGGGGGCATCTTGTGGAGGTGGTAACATGAAGGTGGATGACTCAGAGTACGAGTCCCTAGGTTTACGTCCACGACACGCTTACTCTGTCCTCGATGTGAGGGATGTAGATGGTCACAG attactGCAGCTGAGGAACCCATGGGGTCGCTTCTCATGGACAGGACCGTGGGCGGACGACTGGCCAAACTGGCCTCCACACGTGAAGAGGGAATTGTGTGCACAGCGAGCGGAGGATGGCCTGTTCTGGATGGACTTTTGGGATTTCATCAG GTACTTTGACTCAGTGGATATCTGTAAGATTCATTCAGACTGGCAGGAGGTCCGAGCACCAGGTGTTTTTCCCAGAGGAGCCGACGTCCCGGTGACGGTGGTGTCCATCACAGTACTGGAGAGAACGGCCATGGAACTGGCTTTATTCCAGCAGGGCAGCAG GCGATGGGACACGGCAGAGAGCCACCtgttggatttgtgtgtgttgttgtttcgGGTCTCCTACGACAGCTCAGGTACCCCGACGCTGGGTCGTCTGCTGGCTCACAGCCGGCGCTCAGTCAGGAGGTTTGTGGGCTGTGATGTCATGCTGGAGCCGGGAGAATATGCTGTCCTCTGCTGCGCTTTCAACCACTGGCACAGCACCGGCACGGAGGGGACAA CGAGCTGTGGTCGATCAGAGGTGCCTGGTTACATGCTGGCAGTCTATAGCTCCAGACTAGTGATGGTGGAGCAGGTAACCGCCTCCAACACCACCATCGCCGACGCCATCATCCAGCTGACAGAAACTAAAGGAGAGAGACACGAG GGTCGAGAGGGGATGACCTGTTACTACCTGACACATGGCTGGGCGGGGCTCATCGTCATGGTGGAAAACAGACACCCGAGACATCACCTCCATGTGTCATGTGACTGCAGCGACAGCTTCAACGTGGTGTCGACACGCAGCAGCCTCAAGACCATCGACAGCATCCCTCCTCTGCACAG ACAGGTGCTCGTGGTTTTGTCTCAGCTTGAGGGAAACGCCGGCTTCTCCATCACACACAGACTGGCTCATCGTAAGGCTGTCCAGGCTTCTCTGGGGAACTGGAGTCCTTCAAAGGCAACACACAGTCCCGCTCTGAGCCCGGAGACAGCAGGTCTGCATCAGCCTCGACCCCTCTGA